In Lolium rigidum isolate FL_2022 chromosome 7, APGP_CSIRO_Lrig_0.1, whole genome shotgun sequence, the DNA window GTCGTCGCCGCTACTGAAGGACTCGATCATATCACTCTCATCGCCGTCCCGGCCACCCATGATCTCCAGCAGCCCGCCTGCCACATCAAAGTTGCCTTCATCAAACTCGGCATCGTCATCGTCGTTTTCATTCCCACTGTTCATattctcgtcatcatcgtcgtcaccgCCCTCATCATCGCTGCTGTTGCTTTGATCCTCATCTGAATCCGTGTCCCCCAGCGCCAAATCAGACCCAAGGAGAGCATCAACCTCcgagtcatcatcatcgtcatcctcgtcctCTGTGTCCCCTCCGTCCTCTGGATCTGAATCATCATCAGTCGGTCGTCTTCTGCCAACTTCAAATAGGCGAGCAGAGGAGAACATCTCGTCGGGATCATCCATCGCAACAACTCCAAGGAGGGAATCGTTGGGCTCAATGGCAAGGTCAAGGACGCCACGGTCTATTTGGACGGTTGCAATATCCGAGTACGTGACAGCATCGATCGTCCGAAATGCAGGGAACAGAGGATGTCTGACCCTACGAGTATTAATGGAGGATGTTACATCCTCAAGATTACGCCTGAGGATGGCATAGATAACATCACCCCTGCCATTAAATTTGATCACTGTCTGGTCCAGAGAAGGGACGCTCCTCAGAAGCTTAAATTTTCTCAGATCCCACACCTCTGAGTTTAGGATCACCTGCAAAACATTGTGGACAGAGATGAGAAGATAAGCACATTACAAACGAATTCCTCCCTAGAAAATTGATAAGGTGTAAGTAATGTCTCCCCCGTCTTGCTGCTGCCTTTTAGTAGTAAGATCTAAGGGTTAATATTTGAATTAAGTTTGATGCAATGGTTTAGAGAAATGGCAGATTTACAGTAACATCTAGAAAAAAATACATTCATTTCAGCATTACAGAACAACAACGTACACTTCTAAACTTGCACCTACTTAAAAATAGGTAATCAAATGATTACTATAAGCAAGTACACCCACATGGATCTTGTTCCCAAGGCTGTCACATTTTAAGGCTTTTAAGTGCAACGTAAACCCATTTGGCAATAATTATCTTACCACCCTCCACTTCTCTTACTATACTTAGGCATTTTCTTGCAGAATAATTAGTGAGGTCATTTATGTGGCTGGAAAGATAAGATAAAGCTGACTCATGAAAATCAGGTTGCAAATATAAGGCACATTTGCTGAACAGCCTTAACCTAGTCACACTGTTGAACTTAGCCACAAACTTTGTTGTTTTCAGAAAGTGGACATGAGCTTGGCCTTATGTATCTATAACTTGTTATGCCCAGAATCTTAGAAGGTAGCACATCCAAAGTATATTCATAAACACAATTTCTTCTGTATACTGACTTAAATTTACATCGAAAATGGTAATGCAAGGAAAGTGGGGGCCTTGTGAGGGCAAAAAATGCATGTTGTTATACAAGTTTAAAGGAAACTACATGCCCTATATTTCAAACAGGGGGTGGAGGTTTCTTCATGGCAAAATTAAGGATTCAAGTGAGGAAAGTGGAGGCCTTGTGAGGGCAAAAAATGCATGCTGTTATACAAGTTTAAAGGAAACTACATGCCCTATATTTCAAACAGGGGGGTGGAGGTTTCTTCATGGCAAAATTAAGGATTCAAGTGAGGAAAGTGGAGGCCTTGTGAGGGCAAAAAATGCATGCTGTTATACAAGTTTAAAGGAAACTACATGCCCTAGATTTCAAACAGGGGGGTGGAGGTTTCTTCATGGCAAAATTAAGGATTCAAGTGGGGCGGGCCTGCCGCTTATCCCGCAGGGCGTCCCGCTGTCACAATCAACTTAGCACACAGGCGAGCATCCCGTCCTGCAGGGGCGGGATAAAACTGCATGCCCGCTTGTCCCAATTATCCCAGCTTGACTAGGCGATAGGCAGCGTCGCGCCAGTTTTTTCATTCACCAGGAACACCACGTTTTCAGACCACGGTCAGCGCATGCATGCTGGCTGGTGGTCTCCCGTGGGTCCCATGGGTCCCGCCATGTGAAGTCCCAATTATCCCTTTAATCCCGGTGGGCAAAGTCATGCGGGAAAAGAACATCCCATGTCCATCCCAGTTGCATCGTTAGGCAAAATTGGCAGTGCTATGAAATGGATAGGATAATATGAATAACTGCAGCCCAAGAAAAAGACTACCTCATTTCCAGCTGGATGGAAGCCACCACCGCAATAGTCTGTGAACTGGTCAAACTGATGGACAGGGTTGGGACTGCGTCTATCCCACAGGAACCCGTTccacagcaacatgtcatctgaagGACTGAAATGTATAATTGGATGTACATAATTACGGCCTGAACCCAGGCTTGAGTTATTGGGAAGCTGCATATCAATATTATGTGTCTGCACATCGTACAGTAGAACTGCCCGGCGAGTTGCATCAGTAGAAATGGCGGCGAATAAAGTTCCAGTATGGTTAAATCTAGCAGCCTTGCAATCCTCGAATGTGTGCAAAGGCCCCGTAGACACTGAGAAAGCATCCCAGAGCTTAACCTCATTTAAGCTCGACGAGAGAATCAGCTCATTTCCACCACCAGAAGATGCTGACTCCAGCGTtgtaacaagatgttggtggcatGACTGTGTCTCTATGATACCTGCAGTGTTGCTGTCAAATATTCTTAACTCGCCACTATGGTTTCCAGCTGCCACTCGTGATGCATCTTGAATAAAAGTCATGCAAGTCAACAGCGAAGACTCATCACGGCAAACACGGCATGGCCTGAACCTGCTGTATATAAATTGGCGATCCCTACGAGGTACTTGGATCCCACTAAACTCCCTGCTTATCTCACGACTTCCCATACGGGCAGTTACATTTGGTGGTGCACTGATGCTGCGGCTAGGCTCAGGACAAACATGAGGGTGCAGCAGAGAGACTGGTGGCAAAGTTGTTAATGGAGCAGGACACTGGCGGTGCTGATGTTTCAGGTATTGTACAACCAGTGAGTCCAGTGTCATGCGCTCTAAATTTCCTGATTGCTGATCATTTGCACAAAGATGTGGCGTGCCTTGAGAATCTTCAAAGTTCTCTGTGGAAATGTTGCTCCTTCCTGGATGAAATGCAGTAGTGGTCGGAGAATCCACCGCCACAGATAGGCCTCTGCGAGTAGGAGCAGGAGTTTTAAATACAGGAGATTGGCATGATTGATCAGCTATTGCAGGACGCTTTGCTGCTGATGCAGAACTAAGGTCCGTATCCGCAAGCTTCCTCTTAAGTGACAACGGCATTGGTGTTTTATGTGATGTCGCCGCATCTCCAGTAAATGAAAGAAAGGGTTGAGCTCGTTTAGAAAAACTGGGTGAGAAGACCATTGGCTTCTTTTTAGATGAAGGGACAACAGAATCTGATCTCTGGCCAGCTTGATCTGCGGCAGTCAATGTTTTGTTGGGCATAAATCCCTGCACACGGCCAGAAGGCCATTGTTGCTGAACTTGAAGAGATGATGGTTCCTGAGCAACGGCCCCCCGATGGACAGATAGCACCACAGCAGTTGATTGCGAAGGTGCAAGGTCAGCCTCCTTCTGCAATATGGCAGCAGTAGCAGCCAAACCAGATCCAAGGAGATGTTCATGTATCAGTTGCATCAGTTCCCTACACACAAAACGGAAGATCGGCTGTAGGAACATGGAGCTAGGAGAGTAAATGAAAGAAGGAAAACATTATACAAAGTCAAACCTGGAATGGTACGAGATAGGAGTAGCAGCAGCTATGCCAGCTCGCTCTATGCGCTTCAATGCTGGAGCAGCAGCATCAGTTGCTGCTAAGGTTGTTTCTTTACCAGAATTTGTCAAGACCTATCAggagaaagaaaaaaggcaatctTATTAGTCATTCAGCCCATCCTTCCCACTTAAGCAGTGCAAAATCAAACAGTGGCATATTAGGCACAAATTAAAATCTTAAAATTAGGAGAGCCTGTCACATAAAACATGGAAGCAAGCATAGCTGGATAACATCAAAGGAACACAAGTTTTTTTTTCCCACAACAGCGCCATTTTTAACTTTTAAGCACCACTCTGGTTATAAAATGTTCGCAAGTTACCATGGAATACTAAATCGCTAAAACAAAACAGCGTGCTCATCAACTTGATGAAGAGCAAAATACCAGAAAAAAAACATCTACGTATATAAAATTCTGATCAGCTGAAAATAACATGAAATGAGAGTTGTTTCTTACCGCAATAAGCTCAATTGCCACTTGGGTCAGTTCATTTATCCATCTTGCATTATCACTTCCAGATGTCTGGGTACTGGTATCACGAATCAGTTCCGATAATTTCTTCCCTACCTGAAATAACAAGTTAATAGTTAGTCACTTACCTAGGAGGCAACACGCAAAAAAAAGATACCTAGGGGACACACGTGTAAAAAGAGGATGAAAGAAGTACATCACAGAGGGGTATTCACCAAATCTATTATTCACAACAAGGACAGGCTTGGTTACCCCTCCGTCCATTGCATCCCACAGCATTTTCACAGACCAAGTAATACAGAaaatgtgtgtgtgtgggggggggtgaAAATGTTTAACCAACTGTCCCACGATTAGGTTTGAGTAGGTACTGTGTTCAACCTAGTAAGGTTACATACCTCATTAACTACACTATTGATTTCTGTACAGGACATATATTTCAAAACAAGGCATGAGGGAAAGGAACAGACCCTATATGTGAAACAGAGGGTGTAATTGATAGCAGTTACCTGTTGCTGAGATAATAGCAAGAGAAAACAGATGAAAAGAAATGCATTGTTCTGCAGTCCACCATACCTGGAGCTTTGTCAGTATATGAGCAATTGCATCATCTCTAGCCAAGCCAAGCAGTACACGACAAGCAAGGGATCGAATAGCATCAATAGCCACAGGAGGTGTAACCATCCGAGTACTAAGAAGCTGTAAAAGAATCTTTATACCATTATTGGATCTGACTACTTCTCGAGCTTGGCGATACCCTTGCTCCAATTGAGCAGCAAGACCAGGACCCCCAGCTCCTATGCCTAGCGATATTCTCTTATCACCAACAACTCCAGATGGCACTACAGGTGTGCCAGATTCACCTTGGTTCGCTGCTAGATTTCTTTCTGAAGTAATTCTTTCAGCATTCCTGTCCCTGCTTTCTGAATAACTCCCAGGTTGCTGATTGGCAGTTGAGGACGGCTTGTTGCTGATTGAAGGAGGGGGGCATACGAGATTGACAAGCACATTCAGTGCTGGACATATCACCTAACACACAAAGGCAGTAAAAAGGTTATTTATTTAGAAGAACTTTGGAAAATACTGCTGGGTTCGTAAAGCTTAGTTAATGCATAGCTGAGAAGGAAAGACTCACCTCAGGATCAACATAGCCAACAACACTGTTTGCTATATCAAGTAAAACGGTCATACCATTGCGGCTGTTACTTAATGTAGCATGCACTATCAATTTCCGGCTGTATGGCATAAGTGTTATGATGTGAAGAACTCCAAATGCGTATTGAGCTAAGTCGTGAAGATATCGATCTGCAGGTAAACTCTGAAACAGATTGTTATAAATTAAAACATCTTACCTACAAACTTTGTTTTTCTAGAAAAGGGGACAAAAAACAATACCATATTTTTACCTGGCATAACTCCAGAATCGTTATATGACCATTGGAGAGCAAGAATCTATCCATCACAGGCCAGCGAGTTCTCACAAGAGCAGGTCCTAACTTTCTATCCCGCTGGATCTGAAGAAaaatagcatccatagcctcaTTGCCGATGTCAAAAGGTttgtagccagctcttgcactggAAGTATTCCGAGCAATACTACGGATACTCTTGCTTGGCCGAATGGAATCAACAAGCTGGAGAAGGTGAGCTCTAAAATACTGACGTAGTGCAACACATGAATGATATGCAACCTGCTTTTCTGTCGCAGTCAGAACTTCAGCAGGTGATCGATCATTCCCTTCATTCGTATTGgaagatcctaatgctccagagttACCCCCAGACCTTACAGATGCCGCAACATGTAAAATACTCAGAAGTTTTTGCATCCCATCCTGTGCATCAAATGAATCCAGAATAGCTTTGAACACAAAAGCAGCAGCAAAGAATATGGCAGCATTCTTTCTAGCTGAATCTTGTGGGCATTCTAAGAGTTGAAGAGCTAGCTCAACCACATTGTTGAGTGTGTCAGATGAAAGCGCACAAACACGCTCCATGGTAGACTGCAAAAACTAAGCATGCTTAGCAATAAGATAAATGAACGACCAGGTGCAAATGACAACAAATCGGCATACAGAATGACCAGCCAGTTTAGGTTTATAAGTTTACCTGGAGGGAACCAAAAGTAAATAAGCACGCAGAAAGAGCAGTATATGTTTGAGTAATTCTAGGGACAGAGAAGATCTTCTGTATACCACCCCGGTCAACAAATAGCGCAGCAAATTTCCGGTGGGCAGCCAGGGCACAAATTAGTTTAAGGATTTCATGAAGTAGAGAAACGCGGCCACATCCCTCCTGGTCTTTGATGACCCGTTGCAATAAGGCGAGGCAAACATCAACACCCTTTTCATGCAGAACAGGACCCAAAGCTTCGATATACTCTCCCAAAACCTGTAAGCACAGAATGCTATATTTTTCTCTAAGTTGCAAGAGCTGCTCGTAGTCAGGGAGAACAAAATCTTCCAAATCCTGGTCCGGACTGATTTTCACATCTTCTTCAACCACATGCTCCTCCTTAACTTGGTCAGAGCTTCTGTAACACCAAATAAAACTCAGAGAAAGAACAACAAGATAATGGAAagacgggagagagagagagagatagcttCTTCCATTACCGTGAAACACTAGTGGACATGGCAGCATCCACTACAGTACTTGCAGCTTTCTCAGCAGCTAATACAACTGCATCGCCATTATTTTCACTCTTCCAAACCTTCAAAACACATGCCATAAAAATTACCACAAATAGTGAAGCAGAAAATGAATAAGGGTTAAGTAACTACTAATAGTATTTTGGGAAGTCCACTATGTCTTTTCATAC includes these proteins:
- the LOC124673948 gene encoding DDB1- and CUL4-associated factor homolog 1-like isoform X2, coding for MADEPQPESVPPAAAVPEDDDEEEEEEEEEEEDEEDEEEEDEDDEEEEAEEEEHDEETDALLERAQVVISRVLEQEADPNPRLIHTLATICEDQEARHLQDCANDPSFNNANTRGSHTIGKLANLIKDNDDFYDLVFCKFLSDTSYSVAVRCASARLLLSINDALASQFPHAFEDATIENLKKWIREDAQACDWKHFGNGENPTDTEMLRTYAVGLLSMSLYSGGQLVEDILNIGVSAKLMHFLRTRVYGDVTSSQQDSKHPPGRDDNRGRVRLLQDSLVLDGTRDGDGMPTDPILEKVLDQGAVMRQAEGEQLMDATVDMPQPDGLMCSAGSDAKSVYGEKHPACESLRDELLKKKLSRAGSRSRGKSKAGERLLDSEQTPLSPTSALGVGNRASKDKNEDKVEVLEKAINLNNSSEAFEAAYTLISKEEYEDRFRDCIIGLKDITDIVLKAVRAAEAEARSANAPEEPVKAAGDAAAELVKSAALEVWKSENNGDAVVLAAEKAASTVVDAAMSTSVSRSSDQVKEEHVVEEDVKISPDQDLEDFVLPDYEQLLQLREKYSILCLQVLGEYIEALGPVLHEKGVDVCLALLQRVIKDQEGCGRVSLLHEILKLICALAAHRKFAALFVDRGGIQKIFSVPRITQTYTALSACLFTFGSLQSTMERVCALSSDTLNNVVELALQLLECPQDSARKNAAIFFAAAFVFKAILDSFDAQDGMQKLLSILHVAASVRSGGNSGALGSSNTNEGNDRSPAEVLTATEKQVAYHSCVALRQYFRAHLLQLVDSIRPSKSIRSIARNTSSARAGYKPFDIGNEAMDAIFLQIQRDRKLGPALVRTRWPVMDRFLLSNGHITILELCQSLPADRYLHDLAQYAFGVLHIITLMPYSRKLIVHATLSNSRNGMTVLLDIANSVVGYVDPEVICPALNVLVNLVCPPPSISNKPSSTANQQPGSYSESRDRNAERITSERNLAANQGESGTPVVPSGVVGDKRISLGIGAGGPGLAAQLEQGYRQAREVVRSNNGIKILLQLLSTRMVTPPVAIDAIRSLACRVLLGLARDDAIAHILTKLQVGKKLSELIRDTSTQTSGSDNARWINELTQVAIELIAVLTNSGKETTLAATDAAAPALKRIERAGIAAATPISYHSRELMQLIHEHLLGSGLAATAAILQKEADLAPSQSTAVVLSVHRGAVAQEPSSLQVQQQWPSGRVQGFMPNKTLTAADQAGQRSDSVVPSSKKKPMVFSPSFSKRAQPFLSFTGDAATSHKTPMPLSLKRKLADTDLSSASAAKRPAIADQSCQSPVFKTPAPTRRGLSVAVDSPTTTAFHPGRSNISTENFEDSQGTPHLCANDQQSGNLERMTLDSLVVQYLKHQHRQCPAPLTTLPPVSLLHPHVCPEPSRSISAPPNVTARMGSREISREFSGIQVPRRDRQFIYSRFRPCRVCRDESSLLTCMTFIQDASRVAAGNHSGELRIFDSNTAGIIETQSCHQHLVTTLESASSGGGNELILSSSLNEVKLWDAFSVSTGPLHTFEDCKAARFNHTGTLFAAISTDATRRAVLLYDVQTHNIDMQLPNNSSLGSGRNYVHPIIHFSPSDDMLLWNGFLWDRRSPNPVHQFDQFTDYCGGGFHPAGNEVILNSEVWDLRKFKLLRSVPSLDQTVIKFNGRGDVIYAILRRNLEDVTSSINTRRVRHPLFPAFRTIDAVTYSDIATVQIDRGVLDLAIEPNDSLLGVVAMDDPDEMFSSARLFEVGRRRPTDDDSDPEDGGDTEDEDDDDDDSEVDALLGSDLALGDTDSDEDQSNSSDDEGGDDDDDENMNSGNENDDDDAEFDEGNFDVAGGLLEIMGGRDGDESDMIESFSSGDDEGGWIM
- the LOC124673948 gene encoding DDB1- and CUL4-associated factor homolog 1-like isoform X1, whose product is MADEPQPESVPPAAAVPEDDDEEEEEEEEEEEDEEDEEEEDEDDEEEEAEEEEHDEETDALLERAQVVISRVLEQEADPNPRLIHTLATICEDQEARHLQDCANDPSFNNANTRGSHTIGKLANLIKDNDDFYDLVFCKFLSDTSYSVAVRCASARLLLSINDALASQFPHAFEDATIENLKKWIREDAQACDWKHFGNGENPTDTEMLRTYAVGLLSMSLYSGGQLVEDILNIGVSAKLMHFLRTRVYGDVTSSQQDSKHPPGRDDNRGRVRLLQDSLVLDGTRDGDGMPTDPILEKVLDQGAVMRQAEGEQLMDATVDMPQPDGLMCSAGSDAKSVYGEKHPACESLRDELLKKKLSRAGSRSRGKSKAGERLLDSEQTPLSPTSALGVGNRASKDKNEDKVEVLEKAINLNNSSEAFEAAYTLISKEEYEDRFRDCIIGLKDITDIVLKAVRAAEAEARSANAPEEPVKAAGDAAAELVKSAALEVWKSENNGDAVVLAAEKAASTVVDAAMSTSVSRSSDQVKEEHVVEEDVKISPDQDLEDFVLPDYEQLLQLREKYSILCLQVLGEYIEALGPVLHEKGVDVCLALLQRVIKDQEGCGRVSLLHEILKLICALAAHRKFAALFVDRGGIQKIFSVPRITQTYTALSACLFTFGSLQFLQSTMERVCALSSDTLNNVVELALQLLECPQDSARKNAAIFFAAAFVFKAILDSFDAQDGMQKLLSILHVAASVRSGGNSGALGSSNTNEGNDRSPAEVLTATEKQVAYHSCVALRQYFRAHLLQLVDSIRPSKSIRSIARNTSSARAGYKPFDIGNEAMDAIFLQIQRDRKLGPALVRTRWPVMDRFLLSNGHITILELCQSLPADRYLHDLAQYAFGVLHIITLMPYSRKLIVHATLSNSRNGMTVLLDIANSVVGYVDPEVICPALNVLVNLVCPPPSISNKPSSTANQQPGSYSESRDRNAERITSERNLAANQGESGTPVVPSGVVGDKRISLGIGAGGPGLAAQLEQGYRQAREVVRSNNGIKILLQLLSTRMVTPPVAIDAIRSLACRVLLGLARDDAIAHILTKLQVGKKLSELIRDTSTQTSGSDNARWINELTQVAIELIAVLTNSGKETTLAATDAAAPALKRIERAGIAAATPISYHSRELMQLIHEHLLGSGLAATAAILQKEADLAPSQSTAVVLSVHRGAVAQEPSSLQVQQQWPSGRVQGFMPNKTLTAADQAGQRSDSVVPSSKKKPMVFSPSFSKRAQPFLSFTGDAATSHKTPMPLSLKRKLADTDLSSASAAKRPAIADQSCQSPVFKTPAPTRRGLSVAVDSPTTTAFHPGRSNISTENFEDSQGTPHLCANDQQSGNLERMTLDSLVVQYLKHQHRQCPAPLTTLPPVSLLHPHVCPEPSRSISAPPNVTARMGSREISREFSGIQVPRRDRQFIYSRFRPCRVCRDESSLLTCMTFIQDASRVAAGNHSGELRIFDSNTAGIIETQSCHQHLVTTLESASSGGGNELILSSSLNEVKLWDAFSVSTGPLHTFEDCKAARFNHTGTLFAAISTDATRRAVLLYDVQTHNIDMQLPNNSSLGSGRNYVHPIIHFSPSDDMLLWNGFLWDRRSPNPVHQFDQFTDYCGGGFHPAGNEVILNSEVWDLRKFKLLRSVPSLDQTVIKFNGRGDVIYAILRRNLEDVTSSINTRRVRHPLFPAFRTIDAVTYSDIATVQIDRGVLDLAIEPNDSLLGVVAMDDPDEMFSSARLFEVGRRRPTDDDSDPEDGGDTEDEDDDDDDSEVDALLGSDLALGDTDSDEDQSNSSDDEGGDDDDDENMNSGNENDDDDAEFDEGNFDVAGGLLEIMGGRDGDESDMIESFSSGDDEGGWIM